From Micromonas commoda chromosome 3, complete sequence, a single genomic window includes:
- a CDS encoding kinase/lysine decarboxylase (Two domains identified; At N term is Adenosine kinase (AK) catalyzes the phosphorylation of ribofuranosyl-containing nucleoside analogues at the 5'-hydroxyl using ATP or GTP as the phosphate donor) gives MKDVDTPHVTPIKGYAADAGKRKRSLDGTPDASPPEVIALETLAVIDHSCKVPDHFFKAGPGFKGEVGGSIRVDEETLQTMLVNVGEFSTKAGGSAANTARGLAAGFDIRTSLISAVGKDEWGALFTSSMRRAGVDASKTVVRDDPEARTGRCVCLVDKTGQRTMRPSFDDKHRLLPNEITPDMFEGSRWVVVNGYSYYSPGFLEAACDAASIAGCKVAMHLASFEIVRKFRPHLTSLLASGKVHVVFANEDEARELVGGGDASSESIETDTKIEAALAKLAEWCDIAVVTLGDKGCVAMRDAERVDQKAFKGFDVKDTTGAGDLFSAGFMYGLLRNASLERCCELGCLSGAAVVQTMGAEISADGWTWVHAHMHEGRARSLVRGSAGAVQRELLACYELIESIGRGVVYYGSARLKADNPHFIRSRELGKMVSELLGTPTWTGGGPGMMEAASLGAMDAGKAVAGIRIEREAGTKVRSAAQSYLKPEHTVFCKFLSPRKVALVDAGVRKKSEDRTAYVFLPGGLGTMDELFELFTLYQLHKLGTDHPVPVIIVNYDGFYDCLLDFVNTMQGHGTVGAGEYDQMVVKNTNDEVVDYLKQYYNIEGHDVAA, from the exons ATGAAGGACGTCGACACACCCCACGTCACCCCGATAAAGGGCTACGCCGCCGATGCGGGCAAG CGCAAGCGAagcctcgacggcacccccgacgcctCTCCACCCGAGGTGATCGCGCTCGAGACCCTCGCGGTGATCGACCACAGCTGTAAGGTCCCCGACCACTTCTTCAAGGCTGGACCGGGGTTCAAGGGCGAGGTGGGCGGGTcgatccgcgtcgacgaggagacgCTCCAGACGATGCTCGTCAACGTCGGCGAATTCTCCACCAAAGCcggcggatccgccgcgaacaccgcgcgcggactcgccgcgggcttcgacATCCGAACCTCACTCATCTCCGCCGTGGGTAAGGACGAATGGGGCGCGCTCTTCACGTCGTCCATGCGCAGagccggggtggacgcgtctAAAACGGTGGTCCGAGACGACCCCGAAGCGAGAACCGGACGGTGCGTCTGCCTCGTCGATAAGACCGGCCAGCGAACGATGCGACCGTCGTTCGACGATAAACACCGCCTTTTACCGAACGAGATCACCCCGGACATGTTCGAAGGCTCCCGGTGGGTCGTGGTCAACGGGTACTCCTATTACTCCCCGGGCTTTCTCGAagccgcgtgcgacgccgcgtccatcgcggggtGTAAAGTAGCCATgcacctcgcgtcgttcgagaTTGTGCGCAAGTTCCGCCCACACCTGACGTCTTTATTGGCGTCCGGTAAGGTTCACGTGGTGTTCGCcaacgaggacgaggcgagggagctcgtcggcggcggcgacgcttcgAGCGAGTCGATCGAGACGGATACCaagatcgaggcggcgctggccaagCTGGCGGAGTGGTGCGACATCGCGGTGGTGACCCTGGGCGATAAGGGCTGCGTGgcgatgcgcgacgccgaacgcgtgGATCAGAAGGCTTTCAAGGGATTCGACGTCAAGGAcaccacgggcgcgggcgacctgTTCAGCGCGGGCTTCATGTACGGTTTGCTGCGCAACGCGTCGCTGGAGCGCTGCTGCGAGCTCGGTTGCctgtccggcgcggcggttgTTCAGACGATGGGCGCGGAGATCAGCGCGGACGGTTGGACGTGGGTCCACGCGCACATGCACGAGGGCCGAGCGCGTTCGCTCGTGCGCGGtagcgccggcgcggtgcagcgcgagctgctcgcgtgctacgagctcatcgaatccatcggccgcggcgtggttTATTACGGCAGCGCTCGTCTCAAAGCCGATAACCCCCACTTTATTcgctcgcgcgagctcgggaaGATGGTCTCGGAGTTGCTCGGGACCCCCACTtggaccggcggcgggccggggatgatggaggcggcgagttTGGGTGCGATGGACGCCGGCAAGGCAGTCGCGGGCATCCGCATCGAGCGTGAAGCCGGCACAAAGGTACGGTCCGCCGCGCAGAGCTACCTCAAACCGGAGCACACCGTGTTCTGCAAGTTCCTCTCCCCTCGCAAGGttgcgctcgtcgacgcgggcgtccgcAAGAAGTCGGAGGATCGCACCGCGTACGTGttcctccccggcggcctCGGAACCATGGACGAGCTCTTCGAGCTGTTCACGCTGTACCAGCTGCACAAGCTCGGAACCGACCACCCGGTGCCCGTGATCATCGTCAACTACGACGGGTTCTACGATTGCCTCCTCGACTTCGTGAACACCATGCAGGGACACGGcacggtgggcgcgggcgagtaCGATCAGATGGTGGTCAAGAACACCAACGACGAGGTGGTCGACTACCTGAAGCAGTACTACAACATCGAAGgtcacgacgtcgccgcgtga
- a CDS encoding predicted protein produces MAAAARVASSSGASSTSRPVPPRRRGRVAASAASTVATDAAQLAAGVVAGAALLSIAWPLLERELRPIRCARCRGMGWTVCTNCKGRGKTGCPPLMYATVERRAKMRRSTASDDADSEVPIDGSCDGVMIAGPPRSREDAPTCADPETEAAYAPGLVERLSYCRECGGKGRCGCDACNRTGIENNWLYGPAANGGWGARGQWRDPANPPPPPP; encoded by the coding sequence atggccgccgcggcacgcgtcgcgtcgagctctggggcgtcgtccacgtcgcgcccggtccCACcgagacgacgcggtcgcgtcgccgcgtccgcggcgtccacggtcGCGACGGATGCGGCGCAGCTGgcggccggcgtcgtcgcgggcgcggcgctcctgtCCATCGCGTGGCCGCTtctggagcgcgagctcagGCCGATACGATGCGCGAGGTGCCGGGGGATGGGGTGGACAGTCTGCACCAACTGCAAGGGCAGGGGTAAGACGGGATGCCCGCCGCTGATGTACGCCaccgtcgagcgccgcgcgaagatgcgtcgatcgacggcgagcgacgaTGCGGACTCGGAGGTGCCGATCGACGGGAGCTGCGACGGGGTCATGATCGCCGGTCCGCCCCGGTCGAGGGAGGACGCGCCGACCTGCGCCGACCCCGAGACTgaggcggcgtacgcgccgGGGTTGGTCGAGAGGCTGAGCTACTGCAGGGAATGCGGGGGCAAAGGGCGGTgcgggtgcgacgcgtgCAACCGAACGGGAATCGAGAACAACTGGCTGTACGGTCCAGCGGCGAATGGCGGGTGGGGGGCGAGGGGGCAGTGGCGCGACcccgcgaacccgcccccgcccccgccgtag
- a CDS encoding predicted protein has translation MGDEQEKWRRALLKKLRGAAGVKARIDAGDGASLQRSQLARGTASAVADLVARCVEAGLARDGPEIAAALAAGADGGIVAMAAANARGPDGEPGARARRKRERAAALAAASSQSGGGGGGGEDAKRTRLDDGDRARGSKRASGECKRATWALHALAKAPDADPASVAVTAKALTAVLRDSKRDAASMDALLASVALYAAAKLRSSALIAEGATDAASDARRELRVCASRVAARVDAQLCARVDARGASNALWALATLASSRGEAGVGERERHAATRALVGALSTRVELRAAFNARDAANALWGCAKARVGLSDEATTQLASAVSGSAPGSAPGSAPGSAPPGERGANAVEASMALWALASMRGDGTIGAHVARLAATGVVRRLAECAVKVGPTSTTEVDQHRVVANASWAAAKLSERVVSGGGGGDTAGDDPAKMDSEFDAVATGLLRRFASAAVEAGPAFQLESPRAAAQLVAALRPSLLDAACGGGGADGVPSADDVAAMTILTHRGLRSCFARGREEMEKEARGTRRTSANGAHDVVRKYPESIQKPSSDDLAAFCDAAEALSGFGVVVDAGYFRSAVAAACTGGPTALGWRAAGRLEHCVFSVLGLGPVAATVTARGSGSHRGRRGGAAERAPSADDVAAAERLLRRGAAAAEAANDTRLAMETAAADVLLAVPGPDGPVASGGGGGGRMLCVDDTHRLLSRMLRERGGWSVTNWNRFSRKDRRGAPRPPAGAFDAATVRLPPTKAAFAMALVAVAARLRAGAVAWIYGADREGVRGCEFDLPDGSFEDVRVVHSCASGGGGGVEGFDRGAHVEDSVGSFSVLRCVRTDKPFGVSGSGNPAGGGATQLATRSTTPNRDEDLLEGFKKVGRLDVRLGDDVHAFERWVTYPGLFAGGGLDVMTAFLLETMTRSSDGWLGSALRGTPEGRGGKEGEFSALDFCSGSGTLAACVRRLAPSARLTLLDADAVAMLAARENLSLPSGSSGASVLDSSEPDGSSPRSVHLPAAFALGDGWTGLSSDERFDLIVSNPPVHLGLRPEFTVLKSMCAGFDARLKPGGEAWFVAQRYVPVAGICAGIGGLAAKVARVCANDKFAVWSVRKPPGAGREDGSLERKAAKKAKKEKKEKSGGKKEKSGKKEKKEKKEKKYS, from the coding sequence ATGGGGGACGAGCAGGAGAAGTGGCGCAGGGCGCTCCTCAAGaagctgcgcggcgccgcgggggtcaaggcgcgcatcgacgcgggcgacggcgcgagcctgCAGAGGTCGCAGCTCGCGAGAGGGACCGcatcggcggtggcggatctggtcgcgcggtgcgtcgaggcggggctcgcgcgcgatggaccggagatcgccgcggcgctggcggcgggggccgACGGGGGcatcgtcgcgatggcggccgCGAACGCCAGGGGTCCCGACGGGGaacccggcgcgcgggcgcggcggaagcgcgaacgcgccgcggcactcgcggcggcatcatcccagagcggcggcggcggcggcggcggcgaggacgccaagcGAACgaggctcgacgacggcgaccgcgcgcgcggatccaagcgcgcgagcggcgagtgCAAGCGCGCCACCTGGGCGCTCCACGCCCTCGCCaaggcgcccgacgccgacccggcatccgtcgcggtcaccgcgaAGGCGCTCACAGCTGTGTTGCGAGATTcgaagcgcgacgcggcgtcgatggacgcgttgctcgcgtccgtcgcgctgtacgccgccgcgaagctccggtcgagcgcgctcatcgcggaaggtgcgaccgacgccgcctccgacgcgagacgcgagctgcgcgtgtgcgccagccgcgtcgccgcgcgggtggacgcacagctgtgcgcgcgagtcgacgcgaggggcgcgtcgaacgcgctgtgggcgctggcgacgctggcgtcgtcgcgaggggaagccggcgtcggggaacgcgagcgccacgccgcgacgcgggcgctcgtcggggcGCTGTCGACGCGGGTTGAGTTGAGGGCGGCGTTcaacgcgcgggacgcggcgaacgcgctgtGGGGATGCGCCAAGGCGCGGGTCGGATTGTCCGACGAagcgacgacacagctggctAGCGCCGTATCCGGGTCGGCACCCGGGTCGGCACCCGGGTCGGCACCCgggtcggcaccccccggcgaacgcggagcCAACGCGGTCGAGGCGTCCATGGCGCTgtgggcgctcgcgtcgatgcgAGGGGACGGGACGATTGGCGCACACGtggcgcgtctcgcggcgacgggcgtcgTTCGGAGACTCGCCGAGTGCGCGGTTAAAGTCGgtccgacgtcgacgacagAGGTGGATCAACACCGggtcgtcgccaacgcgtcgtgggcggcggcgaagttATCGGAGCGCGTTGtatcgggcggcggcggcggcgacacagctggcgacgatcCGGCGAAGATGGACTCGGAGTTtgacgcggtcgcgacgggccTGTTGCGACGgttcgcatccgccgcggttgAAGCCGGACCGGCGTTCCAGCTcgagtcgccgcgcgccgccgcgcagctcgtcgccgcgctccgtccctcgctgctcgacgcggcgtgcggaggggggggtgccgatggggtgccgagcgcggatgacgtcgccgcgatgacgatCCTCACGCACCGGGGTTTGCGATCGTGCTTCGCCAgggggcgcgaggagatggagaaggaggcgagggggacgaggcggacgtccgcgaacggcgcaCACGACGTCGTTCGTAAGTATCCGGAAAGTATCCAGAAACCCTCGTcggacgacctcgccgcgttttgcgacgccgcggaggcgctcagcggcttcggcgtcgtcgtcgacgcgggatACTTTCGGTCGGCGGTGGCTGCGGCGTGCACGGGGGGACCGACCGCGCTGGGttggcgcgccgcggggaggcTGGAGCACTGCGTCTTCTCGGtgctcggcctcggccccgtcgcggcgaccgtgACCGCGCGGGGGAGTGGATCCCATCGGGGACGCCGAGGGGGTGCTGCCGagagggcgccgagcgcggatgacgtcgccgccgccgagcgactccttcgccggggcgccgccgcggcggaggcggcgaacgatACCAGGCTGGCGATGGagacggcggccgcggacgtgCTTCTCGCGGTGCCCGGCCCGGACGGCCCCGTCgcatccggcggcggcggcggcgggcgcatGCTCTGCGTCGATGATACGCACCGTTTACTGTCTCGAATGcttcgcgaacgcggcgggtggagcGTGACGAATTGGAACAGATTCTCGAGGAAGGaccggcggggcgcgccgcggccgccggcgggcgcgttcgacgccgcgacggttcgtCTTCCCCCGACGAAGGCTGCGTTCGCCATGGCCTTagtcgcggtcgcggcgaggcttcGCGCCGGGGCCGTCGCGTGGATCTACGGCGCGGATCGagagggcgtccgcgggtgcGAGTTCGATTTGCCGGACGGATCGTTCGAGGACGTTCGGGTCGTTCACAGCtgtgcgagcggcggcggcggcggggtcgagggcttcgaccgcggcgcgcacgtcgaggACTCCGTCGGATCGTTCTCGGTGCTGCGATGCGTGCGGACGGATAAGCCGTTCGGGGTTTCGGGGAGTGGGAACCCGGCGGGAGGCggggcgacacagctggcgacgaggtcgacgacTCCCAACAGGGACGAGGACCTTCTCGAAGGTTTCAAAAAAGTCGGTAGGTTAGACGTGCGactcggcgatgacgtccacgCGTTTGAACGGTGGGTGACCTACCCCGGGCTGTTCGCGGGCGGTGGTTTGGACGTGATGACCGCGTTTTTGCTCGAGACGatgacgcgctcgagcgacggATGGTTGGGTTCAGCGCTGAGGGGAACGCCGGAAGGGAGAGGCGGGAAGGAGGGGGAGTTTTCGGCGCTGGACTTTTGCTCGGGGTCCgggacgctcgccgcgtgcgttcgccggctcgcgccctccgcgcgtctcaccctgctggacgcggacgccgtcgcgatgctcgccgcgagggagaaCCTCTCCCTCCCCTCTGGTTCGAGCGGCGCTTCGGTGCTCGATTCGTCGGAACCCGACGGTTCATCTCCGAGGTCGGTTCATCttcccgccgcgttcgcgctcggcgacgggtggACCGGTTTGTCGTCCGACGAGCGCTTCGACTTGATCGTCTCCAACCCGCCGGTGCACCTCGGACTGAGGCCGGAGTTCACCGTGCTTAAATCGATgtgcgcggggttcgacgcgaggctcAAGCCCGGGGGCGAGGCGTGGTTCGTGGCGCAGAGGTACGTGCCGGTGGCGGGGATCTGCGCCGGGATCGGGGGTTTGGCGGCGAAGGTCGCGCGAGTTTGCGCCAACGACAAGTTTGCGGTGTGGTCGGTGCGCaagccgcccggcgccggaaGGGAAGACGGATCTTTGGAGAGGAAAGCtgcgaagaaggcgaagaaggagaagaaggagaagagcggcggcaagaaggagaagagcggcaagaaggagaagaaggagaagaaggagaagaagtaCTCATAG
- a CDS encoding glycosyltransferase family 1 protein (C-terminal subunit of a glycosyltransferase) codes for MPKKRKSVFVTVGTTQFDSLIEALDTPECADALRGNGYGSVVIQRGKGTRELPTPLEVRVFDFAPSLADEMLAADLVVSHAGSGSVFEALGMRKPLLVVVNDALMDNHQAELAEELGKRGHLRWCESGGLANAIATFDPRGLTPYEPGDPSGIARALDDALA; via the exons ATGCCGAAGAAGCGGAAGAGCGTCTTCGTCACGGTGGGCACGACCCAATTCGACTCCCTcatcgaggcgctcgacacCCCGGagtgcgccgacgcgctccgcggaAACGGATACGGCAGCGTGGTGATCCAGCGAGGCAAGGgcacgcgcgagctc CCGACGCCGTTGGAGGTGCGCGTCTTCGActtcgcgccgtccctcgccgacgagatgctcgccgcggacctggTCGTCTCGCACGCGGGTTCCGGCAGCGTGTTCGAAGCGCTGGGCATGCGCAAGCCCCTCCTGGTGGTGGTCAACGACGCGCTCATGGACAATCACCAGGCTGAGCTGGCGGAGGAACTGGGCAAGCGGGGGCACCTGCGGTGGTGCGAATCCGGCGGGCTGGCGaacgcgatcgcgacgttCGACCCGCGGGGGTTGACGCCGTACGAGCCGGGGGATCCGAGCGGCATAGCGagggcgctcgacgacgcgctcgcgtga
- a CDS encoding predicted protein encodes MIAAAHTVTVRPAAALSARRGLAGSSLRTAAKPPARAALRVRSTATRAEGIVDDVMADIKKKIADNKEKLERAKIVASPPGVPPPPVVPILEPGKIGFVENAERQNSRWSMVGWWSLLLVELVAGKGLLEIMGFTVGKGINFTF; translated from the exons atgatcgccgccgctcacACCGTCACCgtgcgacccgccgccgcgctctccgcccgCCGAGG GCTCGCCGGCTCCAGCcttcgcaccgccgcgaagcctcccgcgcgcgccgcgctcagggTCCGGTccaccgccacccgcgcggagggcatcgtcgacgacgtcatggCCGACATCAAGAAGAAGATCGCCGACAACAAGGagaagctcgagcgcgccaagatcgtcgcgtccccgcccggcgtgcccccgccgcccgtcgtgCCCATCCTCGAGCCCGGCAAGATTGGCTTCGTGGAGAACGCGGAGAGGCAAAACTCGAGGTGGAGCATGGTCGGGTGGTGGTCGCTGctgctcgtcgagctcgtcgcggggaaGGGGCTCCTGGAGATCATGGGATTCACCGTCGGTAAGGGCATCAACTTCACCTtctga
- a CDS encoding predicted protein, whose protein sequence is MSASAPFGSAKRTEELLSLSFNQDSGCFACGTDGGFRIYNCDPFKETFRRRFDSGGIGQVEMLFRCNILALVGGGRSPRFSPNKVMIWDDHQSRCIGELSFRVEVRAVRLRRDRVVVVLEHKIYVYNFADLKILHQTDTVANPLGLCALSPTQDSTVMACPGLNKGQVRVELYDLGVTKFISAHDGELAQLQLTLDGALLATASEKGTLIRVYDTASATLMHEFRRGADRATVYSIAFAPGKDFLAVSSDKGTVHVYVVPERASGSNQEGGVVDAKAAFSFVKGFLPKYFSSEWSLAQFKLPDFTRSLVAFGPEPNTLIVVTVEGTYYKVGFDPKSGGACAQVAFSRFLKTAEEEEEGGWGAVRDVR, encoded by the exons ATGAGCGCTTCGGCACCGTTCGGCTCCGCAAAACGCACAGAGGAACTCCTCTCGCTGTCCTTCAACCAGGACAGCGGCTGCTTCGCGTGCGGCACCGACGGGGGCTTCCGCATCTACAACTGCGACCCATTCAAGGAAACCTTCCGCAGGCGCTTCGACAGCGGCGGGATCGGGCAGGTCGAGATGCTCTTCCGCTGCAacatcctcgcgctcgtgggcggcgggcgatcgCCGAGATTTTCCCCGAACAAGGTGATGATCTGGGACGACCACCAGAGCAGGTGCATCGGCGAGCTCTCCTTCCGCGTCGAGGTACGGGCGGTGCGACTGCGCCgagatcgcgtcgtcgtggtcctGGAGCACAAGATCTACGTCTACAACTTCGCCGACCTCAAGATCCTGCACCAGACCGACACCGTCGCCAACCCGCTCGGCCTGTGCGCCCTATCCCCGACGCAGGACAGCACCGTCATGGCGTGCCCGGGCCTGAACAAAGGCCAAGTCAGAGTCGAACTCTACGACTTGGGCGTCACCAAATTCATCTCGGCGCACGACGGCGAACTCGCGCAGCTGCAACTCACCCTGGACGGCGCCCTgctcgcgaccgcctcggaGAAGGGGACGCTCATACGCGTCTACgacacggcgagcgcgacgctgATGCACGAGTTCCGCAGGGGCGCGGACCGCGCCACCGTCTACTCCATCGCGTTTGCGCCGGGCAAAGACTTTTTGGCGGTGAGCTCGGACAAGGGCACCGTGCACGTCTACGTCGTGCCGGAACGGGCGAGC GGCTCCAATcaggagggcggcgtcgtcgacgcgaaagCCGCGTTCTCCTTTGTCAAGGGTTTCCTCCCCAAGTACTTCAGCAGCGAGTGGAGTCTGGCGCAGTTCAAGCTGCCGGACTTCACGAGGTCCTTGGTGGCGTTCGGACCGGAGCCCAACACCCTGATCGTCGTCACCGTGGAGGGGACGTATTACAAGGTGGGATTCGATCcgaagagcggcggcgcctgcgCGCAAGTCGCGTTTTCGCGATTTTTGAAGActgcggaggaggaggaggaggggggtTGGGGCGCGGTTCGGGACGTGAGGTGA
- a CDS encoding predicted protein: protein HALCVADATAKDQPIVFANDNFFVQTGYPPEEVLGRNCRFLQGPGTDRETVRAMREAIAKGKEFHGRLMNYHKNGTSLVNSLVMSPLRDEKGVVTHFIGIQ, encoded by the coding sequence CACGCGCtgtgcgtcgccgacgccaccgcgaagGACCAGCCCATCGTCTTCGCCAACGATAACTTCTTCGTGCAGACGGGGTATCCCCCGGAGGAGGTGCTGGGGCGCAACTGCAGGTTCCTGCAGGGACCGGGGACGGACAGGGAGACGGTCAGGGCCAtgcgcgaggcgatcgcgaaAGGTAAGGAGTTCCACGGGCGGCTCATGAACTATCACAAGAACGGGACGAGTCTCGTCAACTCGTTGGTCATGTCGCCGCTTCGGGACGAGAAGGGAGTTGTGACCCACTTCATCGGCATACAG
- the PGK_1 gene encoding phosphoglycerate kinase (Phosphoglycerate kinase (PGK) is a monomeric enzyme which catalyzes the transfer of the high-energy phosphate group of 1,3-bisphosphoglycerate to ADP, forming ATP and 3-phosphoglycerate. Cholorplast transit peptide (29 aa) on N-TERMINUS.), with protein MAAFAAAPALSARAFFAKSSVRAKKTSVRAQARAALKVEAKKKSVGDLKKADLEGKTVFVRCDLNVPLDKDLKITDDTRIRAAIPTLEYLVENGAKVLVTSHLGRPKDGPEDKFRLTPVGARLSELLSCSVSKVDDCVGDVVKDAVGGMANGSVCLLENVRFYKDEEKNGKDFAKQLSEYADLYVNDAFGTAHRAHASTAGVTEFLSPSVAGFLLQKELDYLDGAVSNPDRPFCAIVGGSKVSSKIGVIETLLNKADKVILGGGMIFTFYKALGKDVGSSLVEDDKIDLAKELMAKAEEKGVKLLLPTDVVVADAFAADAKTQTVSVDAIPDGWMGLDIGPDSVKEFQKELNECKSVIWNGPMGVFEMDAFAKGTFAIADTLANLDGITIIGGGDSVAAVEKAGLADKMSHISTGGGASLELLEGKVLPGVDALDEA; from the exons atggccgCTTTCGCCGCTGCCCCCGCCCtctccgcccgcgcgttcTTCGCCAAGTCCTCCGTGAGGGCCAAGAAGAcctccgtccgcgcccaggctcgcgccgcgctcaaggtcgaggcgaagaagaagtcCGTCGGCGACCTCAAGAAGGCTGACCTCGAGGGCAAGACCGTGTTCGTGCGCTGCGACCTCAACGTGCCCCTCGACAAGGATCTCAAGATCACCGACGACAcccgcatccgcgccgccatcCCCACCCTCGAGTACCTCGTCGAGAACGGCGCCAAGGTCCTCGTCACCTCCCACCTG GGTCGCCCCAAGGATGGCCCCGAGGACAAGTTCCGCctcacccccgtcggcgcgcgcctctccgaGCTCCTCTCCTGCTCCGTGTCCAAGGTTGACGActgcgtcggcgacgtcgtcaaggATGCCGTCGGCGGCATGGCCAACGGCTCCGTCTGCCTCCTCGAGAACGTCCGCTTCTacaaggacgaggagaagaacGGCAAGGACTTCGCCAAGCAGCTCTCCGAGTACGCCGACCTCTACGTGAACGACGCCTTCGGCaccgcgcatcgcgcgcacgcgtccaccgcgggtgTCACCGAGTTCCTCtccccgtccgtcgcgggttTCCTCCTccagaaggagctcgactacctcgacggcgccgtgtcCAACCCCGACCGCCCCTTCTGCGCGATCGTCGGTGGGTCCAAGGTGTCCTCCAAGATTGGCGTCATCGAGACCCTCCTCAACAAGGCTGACAAGGtgatcctcggcggcggcatgatCTTCACCTTCTACAAGGCGCTCGGCAAGGATGTCGGCTCCtccctcgtcgaggacgacaagatcgacctcgccaaggagctcatggccaaggctgaggagaagGGCGTCaagctcctcctccccaccgacgtcgtcgtcgccgacgcctttgccgccgacgccaagacCCAGaccgtctccgtcgacgccatcccCGACGGCTGGATGGGTCTCGACATCGGCCCCGACTCCGTGAAGGAGTTCCAGAAGGAGCTCAACGAGTGCAAGTCCGTCATCTGGAACGGTCCCATGGGCGTGTTCGAGATGGACGCCTTCGCCAAGGGCAccttcgcgatcgccgataccctcgccaacctcgatGGCATCAccatcatcggcggcggcgactccgtCGCGGCTGTCGAGAAGGCCGGCCTCGCCGACAAGATGTCCCACAtctccaccggcggcggcgcctccctcgagctcctcgagggcaAGGtgctccccggcgtcgacgccctcgatgaGGCGTAA
- a CDS encoding predicted protein → MIEYVTRGEWYDGEIRRFVRIDNENPPRKRGVLFVGSSIFREWREARDFAADVAPLGADCLNRAFGGSTTRDQLDVMEQIVFPHDPKVLVYYCGSNDVNAGVPPRVIRDNFLEWCARAFSRCPSARRILFVSIMRAPQKAPVWDALDEANALIREACGEEGEEGRRGLKRVSFVDVNPLLRDASTLEPLAQLYRDDGLHFHPSSYDRFAPAIVDAARRALDECGDSVGRGGTGVRGGESSEAPYDPALPPSLGR, encoded by the coding sequence atgATCGAGTACGTCACGAGGGGCGAGTGGTACGACGGCGAGATCCGACGGTTCGTCCGCATCGACAACGAGAACCCGCCTCGcaagcgcggcgtcctcttCGTGGGCTCCTCCATCTTCCGCGAGTGGAGGGAAGCTCGCGatttcgccgccgacgtcgcgcccctcggcgcggactgCCTGAACCGGGCGTTCGGAGGTTCCACGACGCGCGACCAGCTGGACGTCATGGAGCAGATCGTGTTTCCCCACGATCCGAAGGTGCTCGTCTACTACTGCGGCAGCAACGACGTCAACGCGGGagtcccgccgcgcgtcatCCGCGACAACTTCCTCGAGTGGTGCGCGCGTGCGTTTTCGCGGtgcccgagcgcgaggcgaatCTTGTTCGTGTCAATCATGCGAGCCCCGCAGAAGGCGCCGGTGTGGGACGCactcgacgaggcgaacgcgctgATCCGAGAGGCGtgcggcgaggagggggaagaaggacggcgagggctcAAACGCGTGAGCTTTGTCGACGTCAACCCGCtgcttcgcgacgcgtccacgctcGAGCCGCTTGCACAGCTGTACAGGGACGACGGGCTGCACTTCCACCCGAGTTCGTACGACCGcttcgcgccggcgatcgtggacgcggcgcgacgggcgctgGACGAGTGCGGGGATTCGGTGGGGCGGGGGGGAACCGGGGTGCGTGGGGGCGAATCGTCGGAGGCGCCGTATGACCccgcgctgccgccgagcCTCGGACGATGA